One stretch of Armigeres subalbatus isolate Guangzhou_Male chromosome 2, GZ_Asu_2, whole genome shotgun sequence DNA includes these proteins:
- the LOC134218330 gene encoding odorant receptor Or2-like — MADERILACPIISFDANIWRFFSLVLKHDFMRYLSVIPIATMTVMMFIDLYRTSDVREVIINAYFAVLYFNAVLRALTLIYKREKYESFLDKIAIIYEEINSTSNEHIKKIVERFTKRARLISVSNLAVGVFISACYVVYPLFTSQRRLPYGAHIPGMNLLDSPLYEILFVIQAVLTYPACCMYIPYASFFASASLFGLVQIKSLENRLKNFKQHVSGKSLKEKRLQLEAIISDHQRVIHYVSELNGLVTYICMVELLSFGMMLSAVLFLLIIIDNFAQIVIVISYICMILEQIFIFYWHANEVRVASMEIGKAAFSGSWIEFDHASKKKLLMIILRSQRPLQIYIGNAYPMTLEMFQSLLNACYSYVTLLRRIYK; from the exons ATGGCCGACGAAAGGATACTCGCCTGTCCCATCATTTCATTCGATGCCAATATTTGGCGATTTTTCTCGCTCGTCTTGAAGCACGATTTCATGCGGTATCTCAGCGTCATCCCGATTGCTACGATGACGGTGATGATGTTCATTGATTTGTATCGCACGTCGGACGTCCGTGAAGTGATAATCAATGCCTACTTTGCCGTACTTTATTTCAATGCCGTG TTACGAGCATTAACTTTGATTTACAAGCGCGAGAAGTATGAATCGTTTTTGGACAAAATTGCTATAATTTATGAGGAAATCAAT TCAACGTCGAACGAGCACATCAAGAAAATCGTTGAACGTTTCACCAAGAGAGCAAGACTGATATCAGTATCAAATTTGGCCGTCGGAGTTTTTATCAGCGCTTGTTATGTTGTTTATCCTTTATTCACCAGCCAACGCCGGCTTCCGTACGGGGCACACATTCCTGGCATGAATTTACTCGATTCACCCTTGTACGAAATTCTGTTTGTGATACAAGCCGTCCTCACTTATCCTGCATGTTGCATGTACATTCCGTATGCAAGTTTCTTTGCCTCGGCGTCCCTGTTTGGTTTGGTTCAAATAAAGTCACTGGAAAATAGGCTGAAGAACTTTAAGCAGCATGTCAGCGGGAAATCTCTCAAGGAAAAGCGTTTGCAGCTGGAGGCTATCATCAGTGACCATCAGAGAGTTATTCACTATGTGAGTGAGCTCAACGGTCTGGTGACTTACATTTGCATGGTGGAACTACTGTCGTTCGGAATGATGTTGAGCGCAGTGCTCTTCCTTTTGATAATT ATAGATAATTTCGCTCAGATTGTCATTGTCATATCGTACATTTGTATGATATTGGAGCAGATATTTATATTCTACTGGCACGCCAATGAAGTCCGCGTAGCGAGCATGGAGATTGGCAAGGCAGCATTCAGCGGTTCATGGATCGAGTTCGATCACGCGAGTAAGAAGAAGCTCCTGATGATTATACTTCGTTCACAGAGACCTCTACAG ATTTATATTGGAAACGCCTATCCAATGACGTTGGAAATGTTCCAGTCGTTGTTAAATGCATGCTACTCATATGTCACCCTGCTTAGACGAATTTATAAATAA